The genomic interval tttaaaggtttctcgaaggagtttttagggttatttaacggttctctgaaggagttttagggttatttaaaggtctcTTGAAGGAGTgtttagggttatttaaaggttctctgaaggagtttttagtgttttttaggggttatttaaaggtgtCTGAATGTTCTCTGAAGGTCTTGCTGACTCGGCCTGACTAGGCGCTCTGTTGTTGATCAAACACTAGAAACTGGtttctatatttttgttttcagtgaaaaccaaaacaaaacacagtgaGCGCTCCTACTGATCAATATCTCTGATTTATTACTGAACTACAAAACGCTTTAATGTAGTCCAACAGGTTAAACTACTGTCTATCGGCAGGACGCCTCTACTGTGAGACACCTCACCATGTAAAGTCTTTAATtacttacagtatatttaaataattaaattattctttttttatttttttttttgttttttttataattttattccttagtttttttaaattttttttttggttttattttttttaaacttccagtgttgttattgttttttaatttatttttttttaaaatttttccttagtgttgttattgtatttttttaaaaaacatccttaggttgtttttgtattttttttacatccttagtgttgttttttaaatttttttttttttttaatttttatttttttttttttttaaaccagggGGGccattttgtttgttattgaatatttaaatccagggggttttgtttttttttgttttttttattttttacttccttagttttttgttttttttttgtttttttattttttacacttttattgttgttattgtatatattttacatccttagtgttgttattgtatatattttacatccttagtgttgttattgtatatattttacatccttagtgttgttattgtatatattttctcgTCTTatttttgcaccatgtatgtagttgttggaggagcctgggatataaggtttttattgccaacatatacgctgtatctgctgtgcatatgaccaataaaaccttagAACCTTTGATGACGAGGGGTCAATACATCAGGGGGATTcattctgtttgtctgtctgtctgtctgcaggacacGAAGCAGTTCGATGTGTTTCAGGAGTGGACAGACGGTTACGTGCGATACATCTACAGCGGTGAGACACTGACTGTTCTGAAGCGCTAACTTCACGTAGCATAGCGTGTAGCATGACCATGGGACCATCAAACAGAAGAGCTTAATTAAACGTTTGTGAGCTTTAAGCTAGTTCTTGTTGAAGTGTGAGGTAGCACGTTAGCACTCAGTCTCAGGTTAAATATGTCCAACatgatgctaagctaacgtgTTGTTACAGCGGAGGATAAGAACACCCAGAGGCATCTCTCCGGCTGGGCCATGAGGAACACCAACAACCATAACTGTCAGATCCTGAAGAAGTCGTGTTTGGGCGTGGTAGTTTGTTCCCGCGGCTGCTCACTGCCTGACGGGTCGCGGCTGACGCTCAGACCCGCCATCTGTGACAAGGCCCGGCAGAAGCAACAGAGTAAGAATCAGAACCTGTGTCCTGTACCTGTGTTCCCGGCCCGTTAGCTgagtgtctctttgtgtttcagagaaGCTGTGTCCGAGCTGCACCGCCCCCCTGGAGCTGCTGCCCTGCCGAGGACACAGCGGTTATCCCGTCACCAACTTCTGGAGGGTGGACGGGAAGGCCATTTTCTTTCAGGTAAGCAGCACAGGCTAcaggctaacatgctaacagggCTACATCCTGGACGTCTGGATGGCTTGAACCAGATCTTCTGATCAGGTTTACTGTGAACAATAAAAACCCAAATCATCCTGAAGCATGGAAACAGAACCAATATAAAGGTACCTTTAGACACCCCTCACCGTGTTCTTATTCCTGTTGTCGTCTCCAGGCTAAAGGGGTCCATGATCACCCCCGACCAGAGTCCAAGTCTGAGACCGAGGCCCGGAGGAGTTCAGTGAAGAGACGGGTCAACTCACCGCCATTCACCCCAAAGAGACGCCTGATGGACACTCAGGTCTCAGCAACGTTAGCTgtttgttagcattagctgtttgttagcattagctgttcATTAGCATTATTTACTGttcctttatttgtctgttttctgtctcagGCCCTTGGTCCCGCCCTCCTCTCCTGTGTGGACCAATCAGAAAGGATCTCCTTCATGGAGCCCAATTACCCACAGCATTACCCAGCATTCCAGAGCCCGGAGCCTTACTACAACCCCCACAATGCACTGGGGGAGGCTCCTCCCACACTGCAGAAACCAGTCAATCCCAGGCTGTACATGAGCCGGCCCGGATACGACTTCCAGGGATACCTGACCACGCCTTCCTACCCCATGACCTCGGATCTCTGTGACCCCAGGTCAGCCTCGCCTCCAAACCTGCAGAACCTTCAGAACCTGCAACCATTTAAAGTCAAATTGGACCAGGtccataatatatatttatataaacgtATATTATAAAGGTTGTGTCAGCCGACCTGGCATCAGAGACACCGAGCACTAAGCTAAAAGCTGCTAATGTCCGGTACCTTTAGGAGTAAACCAGTTCTTCTGATTTAAGTTAACGTCTGAAAGATGCAGGAATGACAGCAacctgatgtttgtttgtttgaagtcTAGACTCTCTCAGGTGTGATAGATGAACTCTAAATGTCTCCACTAACAGTAGCCTCTCCTGGTCTACAGGGTGAATCCGGTCCTcggctcctcctcttcctcctcctcagctcccCTGCCCACCCCTTGCTCATCCTTTGAATCCCAGGCTAAATCCCCCCCCGGCTGGAAGGAGCTTCTGAAGACCCCCTACAGTGACAACCACCATTACTACAGCGCAGAGTATCCCTGCCGTTACCCAAGCAACACCCCTGGGTCCCCGGCCGCCCTGCAgaccatcatcaccaccaccacaaaGGTGAGGGTCCGATACCTGACAGCTGTCAGCCTATCAGGAGAGACTAGAAGTAACCACCAAAGTGAGGGTCAATTAGGGTGTCCAAGACACCTAAGGACTGTTCCAATCAGAAGAAGTAGAAGCTTCCTTTTGGAGTCTTCAGAAAGGGGGCACCTCCTTTACTCTTCTATTTCTGGGGACCCTAAAGGAAGTGACGTTGGTTCTCCCTTATTTTAACGGTTCTTCTGTTTCTCATAAACCTGAACCTGTGTtttgttgacttcctgtctcagtAAACGTGCTTCTGGTTCTCCTCAGGTTTCCTACCAGCCCTGTCCGAAGCCCCCCCCCAGCCTCCCTTCCTACCAGCCTTCCtgcccccccccaaaaccccccgGACTTCCGGGCTGCTCCTCCCTGCTGGAGGACGGCGCCCCCCCCTCATACTCCACCGAAGTGAAGGTGACCGAGGAGTCCGGAGGCGTCATCAAGTCCCTGTTTCAGCCAGACACCCCGCCCACCAAGACCGAGCGGTCTGAGGCCTATGACTACAGGTACGCCTACCCTAACCAGTACCGCTATGAGGACTACTGAGGGCCCCTATTCACCAGGACTACTGAAGGCCCTTCAGGACTATTGAGGCCCCACCTGGCCCAACTTGTACCGCTACGAGGACTACTGAGGGACCGTCAGGAAGGGCCCTCCAGGAATACTGAGGGCCCCGTCACCAGGACTCTGGATGTAACAAGTCCTGCAGAGAACCTTGCTTCCTTGCTTTGTATATGTGCTGCAGGACTAATAAAGGAGTTCTGGTTCCAGTGTTGTCCATTAAATAGCAGCTTTATAACGGACTGTAGACCGGACCCCTCTAACTGATCCACAGGAAACTGATTAGAAAACATTAGAAAATGGATTTCAGTAACATTCctgcagaaatgtctttaaaggacattaaagacCTGACCCTGGACTCTGAGACTGTGACTCTGATACCCTGGACTCTGAGACCCTGGACTCTGGACTCTTGGACTCTGAGACCCTGGACTCTGAGACCCTGGACTCTGAGACCCTGGACTCTGAGACCCTGGACTCTGAGACCCTGGACTCTGGACTCTTGGACTCTGAGACCCTGGACTCTGAGACCCTGGACTCTGAGACCCTGGACTCTGAGACCCTGGACTCTGGACTCTTGGACTCTGAGACCCTGGACTCTGAGACCCTGGACTCTGGGACCCTGGACTCTGGGACTCTGTTGATCTATGAGTAATCTGCAGGGTGCTGCATGGATCATTGTTGGTTACTGGGGACCGTTACTGTCGGGAGAGTCACAACGTTATAGTGAAGGTTATAGAAACAGAAGCGGTTCATCAGGACAGAAACTGGATCCGACCAGAACTGAAAACCGTCTGGGTAACCTCTGAATTCGGAAGTGCTTCTGAGATATTAGAACTGAACCAGGTCTATATAGGAACAGTTGTAATAAGGAACCTGATCTAGGTGTAGTATCTCAGAGTCTATGGTTCTATGTGGTTCTATTTGCTTCTATGTGGTTCTGTAGTTGTGGTTATTTATTGAGTTGGAGCTGCAGCTGTGTCTTAAACCTGAATAAACTGCTGTCCGAACCTCTGTGTGCTTTAATGAAACGTTGACTCACTTCGGTTTAAATATGCTAATGAGCCTTCAGTGATGAGGTCATTCAAATacagttacaaaagaaaaagtgaatttaaaaatgtacattaattaACTTTACTAAAGTCCCTAAAATATCTTAAATGAAAGCTGGATGAAGAGGATCTTTGAGACGTCACACTgtggagcccctcagggttaGCATCGAGCTAACGAACACAATGTAGTTTTTAGGGTTAGCATCGAGCTAACGAACACAATGTCgtttttagggttagggttagcatcGAGCTAACGAACACAATGTCgtttttagggttagggttagcatcGAGCTAACGAACACAATGTCgtttttagggttagggttagcatcGAGCTAACGAACACAATGTCgtttttagggttagggttagcatcGAGCTAACGAACACAATGTcgtttttattaatgtattatatcTTCCTGAACGATTTTACTGCCACGTTTCAGCCTCATAGCCCACCCcccgatgtgtgtgtgtgtgtgtctgtctgtctgtgtgtgtgagtaatagATGTTGTTTTGACAGCAGTGTGTTCTGTCCTCAGTGtgaactcctctctcctcaccctcCATTACCATCACTCATCTCACCGCGTTTACATTAGCATCCATCAGGACCTGattatagaaacacacacacacacacacacacacacacacacacacgcacacgcacacacgcacacactggaAACACTGTTTATGGAGGAACACTTTGATCCTCACAGGTGAGCTCCCCCAGGTGAGAGGAAACACATAGACACAACATTAAAGTACAGTTCACTGTAAGGTGGGACTGAAGGTCgaactaacccccccccccttcagacTTCCTCGTTATGTTACTTACGTCTATCTGCTGTTCTGTAAATAAAGACTAGTTTCATGTAGTAAAGCGTTTCCtctcttctgattggctgctgtcTGAAGGTGTTTGCAGCTCACCTGTGTCTCAGGTAATCCTCTCTTGTGATTGGCTGTCTGAAGGCTCAcctgtgtctcacctgtgtCTCAGGTAATCCTTTCTTGTGATTGGCTGTCTGAAGGCTCAcctgtgtctcacctgtgtCTCAGGTAATCCTCTCTTCTTGTCTCCTtatctcctcatctcctctttcctcttctctgctgATACACATCGCAGCTTTTCACACGCAAATCCCcccgtcttcttcttcttctctaaaTAAATCTCCTGACATCAGATACTTTTCCAAACACCGACacacctgcccccccccccctcagatgTGGCTTCGCACTAATGGATGTTTTCAATGTCATGCTACATGCTGCTGATTCAGGacagagatgagagagagacaggtactaACAGATATACCTGTATACAGcagatcagagagagagacagttactACAGATATACCTGTATACAGcagatcagagagagagacagttactAACAGATATACCTGTATACAGcagatcagagagagagacagttactAACAGATATACCTGTATACAGcagatcagagagagagacaggtactaACAGATATACCTGTATACAGcagatcagagagagagacagttactAACAGATATACCTGTATACAGcagatcagagagagagacaggtactaACAGATATACCTGTATACAGcagatcagagagagagacaggtactaACAGATATACCTGTATACAGcagatcagagagagagacagttactAACAGATATACCTGTATACAGcagatcagagagagagacagttactAACAGATATACCTGTATACAGcagatcagagagagagacagttactAACAGATATACCTGTATACAGcagatcagagagagagacagttactAACAGATATACCTGTATACAGcagatcagagagagagacagttactAACAGATATACCTGTATACAGcagatcagagagagagacagttactAACAGATATACCTGTATACAGCAGATCAGTAGACTTCTGTAGTCTCTCAGTGAAAGCCGCAGAGCATCATGGGAATTGTAGTTCAAAGATGTAAAACTCATCTAGTGAACAGTGGTGAGAGAAAACTAGTGATGAACAATAATTCCACATTAAAATGAAGCTTCAAAGTATCTTTATGGTGCAGCAGCTGGAGacggatgggggggggggggtgatgaagatgatggcGAGGTGAGGATGATGAGTATGATGATGTTGATGGGGGGGCCCCTATAAACAAGGatctgctgcagagagaaatgTAAATCATATCGTCTTCAAAGCTAAAGAAGCAAAACTCTGGGAAGATGAAAGATAATAAtatcaaactgtgtgtgtgtgtgtgtgtgtgtgtgtggggggggggggtgccgTGAGAAGCGTTATCTTCTTAAAGGGACAGGACAGTGCCGGTCTGATCGTATCGCTCGTCTCTCAGCAGGAAGCTCAGACGCTGATTCATCCACAAAACATCCCgactcatcacacacacacacacacacacacacacacacacacacacacacacacacacacacacacacacacacacacacacacacacacacacacacacacacgtgatgATTCTCTTTAGACCTCTAGTCTCTGCAGGGAGTATACAGTTGAGAGTTTAAAGTGCAGTTTaaagagcccccccccccccccccggtgcGTTAGTGTGGCAGTATCTGGAGCGCTGTTATCTGATGCAGCGTTTCAGTTCATGCCGAGGGCAGGATGGTATCATTCCACTTCCCATGATGCATCAGCAGCGGCTGTTTATTTGGAGCGGACCAGTCGTACCTGTTCCCTTTCTATCTGCTGCTCTTCATCTCTAatctcttcatcttcttcatctcgCTGTCAGGGTCCGACAGCACGTAGGCAGGCTGTCATGCAGCTCCTGGTGGAGGAACGGTGGAACTACAGGTCCTGTGACGCCCAAACAAGACCTGTCCCCCGCGGATTTACAGTGGGAAGGAGACGTCCGTAAATCAGAGGCTCAAGAGCGATGggataggggggggggggcctaaTGCTGGGAGGCGGGGCCTAACGTCCACTAATCTGCTCTCTATGACAGGGTAATTCTGCTCTGGCAGGCAGCGAGAGGGGTAGGGAAGTCTTGCTCTCCAGAGTCTGGACATGTGGTCTTCATGTGAGCAGAAGAACCTCTATATAGGCCGTCTGAACCAGGTCTCCTGCTGGATCCAGTCCTCCTTTTCATCCATGGTCCAGCAGCTCCGTGTACTTTCATGTTCCTGAGGAACAAAACGAGACAGAACCTGAcccaggtccaggtccaggtccaggtccaggcTCAGGCtcaggtctgtgtgtctcagggCATGGCAGCatgtttcttcttctggtgtTTTGACAGGACAGGAAGTATCTGTGGTTGAGTGACGAAGAATTTTAGTTTCTCTTAACCAGACGAGTCTGGacctgatgggggggggggggggggggggggcactgatAGGGGGGGGGACACTGAGGGGGGGGTAACACTGAGGGTCAGACATGACATCAGCAACGATTCTCAATTAAAGTTGTTGAATCCTGCTAATATCTGAAGTCGTTAAACTCACGCACCTTATAAAACGTGTGTGTATCGCTCCCCTTCTTCTGTggtgaaacacaggaagtggtttaaaagaagaaacaaacagattaaaagatttaaatcaggatcacacacacacacacacacacacacacacacacacacacacacacacacacacacacacacacacacacacacacacacacacacacacacacacacacacacacacggttccAATCTTTATCAAACTTATTAAATCTCTATTCGAACAGGAAGGTGTttcataaaaagaagaaatggaaatgattttaaaataaattcctttaaatgtttaaagaagatgaaataaaataaaatctgattaAAAACCAGAacgtttatatgtgtgtgtacacgtgcTGGGCTGTTGTGTTTCTGAGGTTAATGACgcgatgaacacacacacacacacacacacacacacacacacacacacacacacacacacacacacacacacacacacacacacacacacacacacacacacacacacacagtaacctGAGAGCGTCACACACACCTGGCAGCTCACCTGTGTTCGCTGTAAACACAGAAAGTCGTAAAAACCCTTTCTCACTGACTCCTTACTGACTGCTAAACTACTTATACTTCATAACAAACTAACCGATAATGTATGTTATCATTAAACACCAGAAACCAGTGTGAACCAGTGTGAACCAGTGTGAACCAGTGTGAACCTGTCAATGGTCCTCAGTCTGGCCTGAAGGCTGTGACACTTCTTCCTTCATGGAATCTGTGAAATATCTCagatatatatgttatatatatgtACGCATCTCATGTAGCAGTGAGGGGGGGGAGCAGGTGGTCTGAGGAtgaaagcagaaacaaaaagcTGCTGAAGAGGAGACtttgatccacacacacacacacacacacacacacacacacacacacacacacacacacacacacacacacacacacacacacacacacacacacacacacacacacacacacacacacacacttaagttCCTGAGTGTTTTAAACTCAGCTCAGAGACTCTGGAAGGGGGCAGATGAGACCTGTTCTGTCGctgaaagctctttattttatttatttactttgttcattttaatacatttattttcttcattaattattttttgatttttatAATTCATGaatgtattcatgttttcagtttcttaatcttaaaatatataaaaatctacttttctttattttttgttagatttttttctGAGTGTATCACTAATGGACTCCCCCCAACCTCAGATGATGGAGGCAGCAGCTGGTCCCCCCATTTAAAAAACTCAGACCCCCATCTTCATTTTGTTCGTCTTCCTCTATTTCTGtccattaaaaatatattttcaatagTTGTGGTTTTTCAGTAAGAAGCGGAAGTTAAATTCAGTGCACCGTGAAGATTGGACCCTCAAATCCCTGGTTCCTTCAAACCATCTTACCCCTCTGAGTATGCCAAAGTTTTACAGATAGAACtcccagtacctgttctaactcttcccagtacctgtggttctaactcttcccagtacctgtggttctaactcttcccagtacctgtggttctaactcttcccaggacctgttgttctaactcttcccagtacctgtggttctaactcttcccagtacctgttgttctaactcttcccagtatctgttgttctaactcttcccagtacctgttgttctaactcttcccaggacctgttgttctaactcttcccagtatctgttgttctaactcttcccagtacctgtggttctaactcttcccagtacctgtggttctaactcttcccatgacctgttgttctaactcttcccagtacctgtggttctaactcttcccagtacctgttgttctaactcttcccagtatctgttgttctaactcttcccagtacctgttgttctaactcttcccaggacctgtggttctaactcttcccagtacctgtggttctaactcttcccagtatctgttgttctaactcttctcagtatctgttgttctaactcttcccagtacctgtggttctaactcttcccagtacctgtggttctaactcttcccagtatctgttgttctaactcttcccagtatctgttgttctaactcttcccagtacctgtggttctaactcttcccagtacctgtggttctaactcttcccagtatctgttgttctaactcttctcAGTACCCGTTGTTCCAaatcttcccagtacctgtggttctaactcttcccagtacctgtggttctaactcttcccagtacctgttgttctaactcttcccagtatctgttgttctaactcttcccagtacctgtggttctaactctacccagtacctgttctaactcttcccagtacctgtggttctaactcttcccagtacctgtggttctaactcttcccagtacctgtggttctaactctacccagtacctgttctaagtcttcccagtacctgttgttctaactcttctcagtacctgtggttctaactcttctcagtacctgtggttctaactcttcccagtacctgtggttctaactctacccagtacctgtggttctaactcttcccagtacctgttgttctaactcttctcagtacctgtggttctaactcttctcagtacctgtggttctaactcttcccagtacctgtggttctaactcttcccagtacctgttgttctaactcttcccagtacctgttctaactcttcccagtacctgtggttctaacactccccagtacctgtggttctaactcttcccagtacctgttgttctaactcttccctgTACCTGTTCTAaatcttcccagtacctgttgttctaactcttctcagtacctgttgttctaactcttccctgtacctgttctaactcttcccagtacctgtggttctaacacttcccagtacctgttgttctaactcttctcagtacctgtggttctaactcttcccagtacctgttctaactcttcccagtacctgttgttctaactcttccaagtacctgtggttctaacttttcccagtacctgtggttctaactcttcccagtacctgtggttctaactcttcccagtacctgttgttctaacccttcccagtacctgtggttctaactctacccagtacctgtggttctaaatcttcccagtacctgtgattctaactcttcccagtacctgtagttctaactcttcccagtacctgtggttctaactcttcccagtacctgtggttctaaccattcccagtacctgtggttctaactcttccaagtacctgtggttctaacttttcccagtacctgtggttctaactcttcccagtacctgtggttctaactcttcccagtacctgttgttctaactcttcccagtacctgttgttctaacttTTCCCAGTACCTGatctaactcttcccagtacctgttgttctaactcttcccaggacctgtggttctaactcttcccagtacctgttctaactcttcccagtacctgtggttctaactctacccagtacctgttgttctaaatcttccagtacctgttgttctaactcttctcagtacctgtggttctaactcttcccagtacctgtggttctaactctacccagtacctgtggttctaactcttctcagtacctgtggttctaactcttcccagtacctgtggttctaactcttcccagtacctgttctaactcttcccagtacctgttgttctaaatcttcccagtacctgtggttctaactcttcccagtacctgtggttctaactcttcccagtacctgttgttctaactcttcccagtacctgttctaactcttcccagtacctgttgttctaactcttcccagtacctgtggttctaactcttcccagtacctgttctaacccttcccagtacctgttgttctaactcttccaagtacctgttgttctaactcttcccagtacctgttctaactcttcccagtacctgttgttctaactcttcccagtacctgttttaactcttcccagtacctgtggttctaactcttcccagtacctgttctaactcttcccagtacctgttgttctaaatCTATCCAgtatctgttgttctaactcttcccaggacctgttgttctaaatcttcccagtacctgttgttctaactcttcccagtcCCTGTTGTTCTAaatcttcccagtacctgttgttctaactcttcccagtacctgttctaactcttcccagtacctgttgttctaaatcttcccagtacctgttgttctaaattttcccagtacctgttctaactcttcccagtacctgttgttctaactcttcccagtacctgtggttctaactcttcccagtatctgttgttctaactcttcccaggacctgtggttctaactgttcccagtacctgttgttctaaatcttcccagtacctgttgttctaactcttcccaggacctgtggttctaactcttcccagtacctgtggtt from Eleginops maclovinus isolate JMC-PN-2008 ecotype Puerto Natales chromosome 21, JC_Emac_rtc_rv5, whole genome shotgun sequence carries:
- the gcm2 gene encoding chorion-specific transcription factor GCMb, which encodes MSEDRDPECVCSVGMKLSWDINDPKLPQDTKQFDVFQEWTDGYVRYIYSAEDKNTQRHLSGWAMRNTNNHNCQILKKSCLGVVVCSRGCSLPDGSRLTLRPAICDKARQKQQKKLCPSCTAPLELLPCRGHSGYPVTNFWRVDGKAIFFQAKGVHDHPRPESKSETEARRSSVKRRVNSPPFTPKRRLMDTQALGPALLSCVDQSERISFMEPNYPQHYPAFQSPEPYYNPHNALGEAPPTLQKPVNPRLYMSRPGYDFQGYLTTPSYPMTSDLCDPRVNPVLGSSSSSSSAPLPTPCSSFESQAKSPPGWKELLKTPYSDNHHYYSAEYPCRYPSNTPGSPAALQTIITTTTKVSYQPCPKPPPSLPSYQPSCPPPKPPGLPGCSSLLEDGAPPSYSTEVKVTEESGGVIKSLFQPDTPPTKTERSEAYDYRYAYPNQYRYEDY